The Silene latifolia isolate original U9 population chromosome Y, ASM4854445v1, whole genome shotgun sequence sequence gaaatgcgtgtaaatgtaaagaaatatgagtgtaaatgtaaagaaatacaagtgtaaatgtaaaaaaatacgagtataaatctggaacaataacaataacaccaaCGATTAACAAAAACAGATCTTAAAAAGACTAAATATCTATTTTATAGATCTAAAAATAAAAGTAGATTTAAACtactatatatttattagatctacgaATGTAGATTTAATAAAATACCAGTGTAAATCTGAAagatgaatgtaactttaataaattGTGTTTTTTTAGATTTACACGAGATTAGTGAAAAAATataaacaacaaacaacaatttTGAGAGGGGTATAATGCCAAAAGCTGCTAACTCTACTCTTATTACTTTAGTCCCTAAGCTGCCTATTCCCAAGACTGTTGGTGATTTTAGGCATATCTCCTGTTGTACCACCTTCTACAAAACGGTGAGTAAGGTTTTAGCCAACAGAATAAGAACTGTTTTGGGGACTATTGTTGGACCTGAGCAGGCAGCATTTGTCCATGGGAGGGATCTCTTTGATAATTCCCTTTTGGCCCATGAGCTTACTCATAAATATAACAGGGCTTACCTCACTCCAAGATGTATCCTTAATGTAGACATACGGAAAGCTTTTGACTCTGTAAGTTGGCAATTTCTTGAGAGATCTCTTGTAGGCTTTGGGTTCCCTATGAAATTTATCCATTGGGTCCTGGGTGGTATCACTTCAACCCATTACTCTATGAACATCAATGGAAAAGTGGAAGGCTTTTTCCCTGGTAAACGAGGGCTTAGGCAAGGAGATCCCCTATCTCCTTACCTCTTTGTCCTATGCATGGAAGTCCTCTCACAGTACTGCTCAGAAATTGGTTGCTTACCCTGGCTTCTCTTACCACCCTAAATGTGTCAAGTTAAAACTTACCCATTTGGTGTTTGCTGACGACCTCCTTGTGTTTACTAGAGGAGATGTCCCATCTGTGACTGCTGTGGCTAGCTGTTTGGACATTTTTGCTGGTTATTCTGGTTTAAGGGCTAACCCCTTAAAATCTTGTCTTTATTTTGGAGGGGTTAATCAGGTGGTTATTGATGCTATTCTCAATGCTACTGGCTTCACTCAAGGGGAGTTTCCTTTCAGGTACCTAGGCATCCCCTTATTCCCTGCTAGGCTTACTCAATCTATGTTTCAACCACTATTGGATAAAATTGCTAAGAGACTAACCCATTGGGCTAACCACTCTCTTAGCTATGCGGGGAAGGCACGGCTCATTAATTCTGTCATTTTTGGCTTGCAAAACTTCTGGGGGGCTAGCATCTTACTCCCTCAGGGTATTGTTAAGAGGATTCACCAGCTTTGTCGTAGGTTTTTTTGGGGCTATGACAGTGATTCTAGGCGTATGTTGTTTAAAAGTTGGGATAGTTTCTGCTATCCTAGAGCTGAGGGAGGCATAGATATTAAGGAGGTGCTTACCGGAACAAAGTACGACTCTGAAATGGCTTTGGAAGCTTCACAATCAACCTCAGAGCCTCTGGGTGCAATGGGTGCATGCTTATGTGCTCCAGAGTGCAGACGTATGGCTTATCACACCTAGAAGCAATGATTCCTGGTACTGGTCTAACCTGATCAAGGTCAGAGACTGGTTCATTGGAAGAATGGGTACTCTAGAGGATGCTAAATTGGTCATTCAGGGAGACATTATGGGGACCTTTCCTGGGTCTACCATTTATGATCTGGTCAGGGGCAGGAAAGCTCCTGGTAGGTGGGCTTCAATTTTGGGAGACACACTTTGTATGCCTAAGCATATGATCATCAGTCTTCTTGCTGTTCAGGATTGCTTGCCTACTATTGACAATCTTAACAGGCGAGGGCTTGTGATTATCAACAGATGCCCTTTGTGTGAGGCAGCTCTTGAAGACCATAATCATCTCTTCTTCCTCTGCCCGTTTTCAGCTAAGCTTTGGAAGTCCATCTCTTGCTGGTTGAAGCTAGGTACAGTTTCTTGCTCTTTACCGCGGATAATCACTTGGTACAAGACCCATGTCAGAGGTAAAAATTCTTGGAAGCGGGCTTGTCGATGTGCTCTGCTTGCTACGATTTATACTCTTTGGCAGGAAAGGAATTCTCGTATTTTCAATGGTGGCAAGAAATCTATTGGACAACTATTTTCTGAAGTCAAGTTTGTAGTTTATAATAGGTTGTTACATATCCATTTCAAGGTGGATGAGGATGTAAACTGGACCTAGGTACTTTGgctattttgtttgtttttgtaggGGACTACACTAGTCTCCTTTGTAGACATAGGCCATAGGATTT is a genomic window containing:
- the LOC141630511 gene encoding uncharacterized protein LOC141630511 — protein: MGTLEDAKLVIQGDIMGTFPGSTIYDLVRGRKAPGRWASILGDTLCMPKHMIISLLAVQDCLPTIDNLNRRGLVIINRCPLCEAALEDHNHLFFLCPFSAKLWKSISCWLKLGTVSCSLPRIITWYKTHVRGKNSWKRACRCALLATIYTLWQERNSRIFNGGKKSIGQLFSEVKFVVYNRLLHIHFKVDEDVNWT